The Bifidobacterium asteroides genomic interval TGCCTGGGACCTTAATCCTTCTGCAGGCGACGGATGGCCTCATGCTGAATGGCCACCACTGCCTTGGCATCGGCGACTCCAGCTGCGCAGAGCTCCTGCCAGGAGACCCAGGCCGACTGGATATGCTCGCCCGGGTCGAAGTCGGTGGATCCTTGATGCCAGCGACGCAGATGCAGGACCACGATGTGGCCGAGCTCGTCGCTCATGCCTAGGGAGGAGTAGACATCGGGAGCAGCATCGATCCAACCGTCTTCAGGATTCAGATGGCTTTCTGAGGCCGGTGCGCCCTCAGGTCCAGGCACCAGACCAGTCTCCTCACGCAGCTCGCGCAGGACAGCCTTGACAGGGCTCTCCCCCGGGTCGATGAAACCGGCTGGCAGGCCGAAGACATAGGCCTGGGCGCCCACCCGGTATTCGCGGGTCAGCAGATAGGCATCGGCAGCGCAGTCGTGTACCAGCATGACCACGCAGGGGTCGTGACGGATGAGCTGCCGATCGATGGTTTCCTTGGAACCGTCGCGCCGGAACATAGCCACCTGCTGCTGGTCGATAACGAATATCGGGCCGCGGAAGACCTCCCTGTCATCCATCAACTCGGGAGCGCGGGTCATATCGATGCCCTTGGGTCCCTGTCCATCGCGGCCGTCCAGCCTGGCAGCC includes:
- a CDS encoding NUDIX hydrolase, with protein sequence MSDEAQDLQARLAARLDGRDGQGPKGIDMTRAPELMDDREVFRGPIFVIDQQQVAMFRRDGSKETIDRQLIRHDPCVVMLVHDCAADAYLLTREYRVGAQAYVFGLPAGFIDPGESPVKAVLRELREETGLVPGPEGAPASESHLNPEDGWIDAAPDVYSSLGMSDELGHIVVLHLRRWHQGSTDFDPGEHIQSAWVSWQELCAAGVADAKAVVAIQHEAIRRLQKD